The following proteins are co-located in the Pseudomonas antarctica genome:
- a CDS encoding FUSC family protein — translation MNGFFAGFPPARDWFYGVRTFAASMIALYIAMLMQMPRPYWAMATVYIVSSPFVGPTSSKALYRAIGTFMGAAAAVIFVPMFVQSPYVLVVVIALWTGILLFLSMHLRTANNYALMLAGYTLPLIALPVVDNPLAVWDVAEARTEEIFLGIAVAAVVGAMFWPRRLMPVFDGSVAKWFADAQVYSQRFLTRNVAPEEISTLRGGMVATFNTLELMIGQLPHEGARPQTVRNTKELRGRMIHLLPVIDALDDAIYAIEHRAPEFLDQFTPLLQAASAWLDSTTDEAPLERWRVLRDKIDAAQPQGEALDDRHTLLFSNALYRLGEWVDLWQDCRSLQAAIQCESQDTWRAVYRHWRLGRLKPFLDHGLMFYSAFSTVTAIIVASVLWILLGWTDGGSAVILAAVACSFFASMDDPAPQIYRFFFWTAMSVLFASLYLFLVLPNLHDFPMLVLAFAVPFICIGTLTVQPRFYLGMLLTLVNTSSFISIQGAYDADFLNFANVNLAGPVGLLFAFVWTLIARPFGAELAAKRLTRFSWRDIVSLTEPATLAEHRHMAVQMLDRLMQHLPRLALIGQDTGSALRDLRVALNLLDLLAYSPRIYGVPRVLLNQVVEGVGGYFKACLKAGERLPAPGGLLMTLDRTRRALNGQGLQNEEDTRLHLLHALAGLRLSLLPGVEFIDGTEREAPLPDGAPL, via the coding sequence TTGAACGGATTTTTTGCCGGTTTCCCGCCGGCCCGCGACTGGTTCTATGGTGTGCGTACGTTTGCGGCGTCGATGATCGCCCTGTACATCGCCATGCTCATGCAAATGCCGCGTCCGTATTGGGCGATGGCCACCGTGTATATCGTCTCCAGCCCGTTTGTCGGCCCTACCAGCTCCAAGGCGTTGTATCGCGCTATCGGCACCTTTATGGGCGCCGCAGCGGCGGTGATTTTTGTGCCGATGTTTGTGCAGTCGCCGTATGTGCTGGTGGTGGTGATTGCGTTGTGGACGGGCATTTTGCTGTTCCTGTCCATGCACCTGCGTACCGCGAACAACTACGCGTTGATGTTGGCCGGCTACACCTTGCCGCTGATTGCCTTGCCGGTGGTGGATAACCCGCTGGCGGTGTGGGATGTGGCCGAGGCGCGTACCGAAGAGATTTTCCTCGGCATCGCTGTAGCCGCCGTAGTCGGCGCAATGTTCTGGCCGCGGCGCCTGATGCCGGTGTTTGATGGCTCGGTGGCCAAGTGGTTTGCCGATGCTCAGGTCTATAGCCAGCGCTTTCTGACGCGCAACGTGGCGCCTGAAGAAATCAGCACCTTGCGCGGCGGCATGGTCGCCACCTTCAACACCCTGGAATTGATGATCGGCCAGTTGCCCCACGAGGGCGCGCGGCCGCAGACGGTGCGTAATACCAAGGAACTGCGCGGGCGCATGATTCACCTGCTGCCGGTGATCGATGCCCTGGACGATGCGATCTACGCCATCGAACACCGCGCCCCGGAGTTTCTTGATCAGTTCACACCCTTGCTGCAAGCGGCCAGCGCCTGGCTGGACAGCACCACCGACGAGGCGCCCCTGGAGCGTTGGCGCGTACTGCGTGACAAGATCGACGCCGCCCAACCCCAGGGCGAAGCACTGGACGACCGCCACACGCTGCTGTTTTCCAACGCGCTGTATCGCCTCGGCGAATGGGTCGATCTGTGGCAAGACTGCCGCAGCCTGCAAGCCGCCATCCAGTGCGAAAGCCAGGACACCTGGCGCGCCGTCTACCGCCATTGGCGCCTGGGTCGGCTCAAGCCATTTCTCGATCATGGCCTGATGTTCTATTCAGCGTTTTCCACCGTCACTGCGATCATCGTCGCCTCGGTGCTGTGGATTCTGCTGGGCTGGACCGACGGCGGCAGCGCAGTGATTCTGGCCGCCGTGGCGTGCAGCTTTTTCGCCTCAATGGACGACCCGGCGCCGCAGATCTATCGGTTCTTTTTCTGGACCGCGATGTCGGTGCTGTTCGCCAGCCTGTATCTGTTTCTGGTGCTGCCCAACCTGCACGATTTCCCGATGCTGGTGCTGGCGTTTGCGGTGCCGTTTATCTGCATCGGCACGCTCACGGTGCAGCCGCGGTTTTACTTGGGCATGCTGCTGACGTTGGTCAACACCTCATCGTTCATCAGCATTCAGGGCGCCTACGACGCGGACTTCCTGAACTTCGCCAACGTCAACCTGGCGGGGCCGGTGGGCCTGTTGTTTGCCTTTGTGTGGACGCTGATCGCACGGCCGTTCGGCGCCGAACTGGCGGCCAAGCGCCTGACCCGTTTCAGCTGGCGCGACATTGTCAGCCTGACCGAGCCCGCAACCCTGGCCGAGCACCGGCACATGGCCGTGCAAATGCTTGACCGCCTGATGCAGCACCTGCCGCGCCTGGCCCTCATCGGCCAGGACACCGGCAGTGCCCTGCGCGATTTGCGTGTGGCGCTGAACCTGCTCGACCTGTTGGCCTATTCGCCACGCATCTACGGCGTGCCACGGGTGTTGCTCAACCAGGTGGTCGAAGGCGTCGGCGGTTACTTCAAGGCCTGCCTCAAGGCCGGTGAACGCTTGCCCGCGCCCGGTGGTCTGCTGATGACCCTCGACCGCACACGCCGCGCCCTCAATGGCCAGGGCCTGCAAAATGAAGAAGACACCCGCCTGCATCTGTTGCACGCATTGGCTGGCCTGCGCTTGTCGTTGCTGCCTGGCGTGGAATTTATTGACGGCACCGAGCGGGAAGCGCCGTTACCTGATGGAGCGCCTTTATGA
- a CDS encoding DUF1656 domain-containing protein → MIGDLDISGVFLPTLLVLMGITYVLFLVVHGLLTRIHFYRLVWHRALFNVGLYALLLGAVDSLSRYLMT, encoded by the coding sequence ATGATCGGTGATCTGGATATCAGCGGGGTGTTCCTGCCCACGCTGTTGGTGCTGATGGGCATTACGTATGTGTTGTTTCTGGTGGTGCACGGGCTGTTGACGCGCATTCACTTCTATCGCCTGGTCTGGCACCGGGCATTGTTCAATGTGGGGCTCTACGCGCTGTTGCTGGGCGCGGTGGACTCACTCAGTCGATACCTGATGACATGA